The proteins below are encoded in one region of Triticum aestivum cultivar Chinese Spring chromosome 1B, IWGSC CS RefSeq v2.1, whole genome shotgun sequence:
- the LOC123085411 gene encoding uncharacterized protein, translated as MTMASPHKALSSHLISPREGRGHGEISFCRYLFKRRAMEKPRRHGRNLTSSIQSRETTLLLFEKVGPCYLRDSSSQQPRRQSRRKGPPVFGPRLTWRTVELRFEPLLSMPVFPSLLGFRTASAV; from the exons ATGACCATGGCGAGCCCGCACAAG GCACTTTCTTCCCATCTCATCTCCCCGCGTGAAGGAAGGGGCCATGGGGAGATAAGTTTCTGCAGGTACCTATTCAAGAGGAGGGCCATGGAGAAGCCCCGACGCCATGGAAGAAATCTCACTTCCTCGATTCAGTCCAGGGAGACGACGCTGCTGCTGTTCG AGAAAGTTGGACCATGCTACCTGCGAGACAGCAGCAGCCAGCAGCCAAGACGCCAGTCCAGGAGGAAGGGACCACCCGTGTTCGGCCCGAGACTGACGTGGAGAACTGTTGAGCTAAGGTTCGAACCTTTACTTTCCATGCCAGTTTTTCCCTCATTACTTGGTTTCAGGACGGCCAGTGCTGTGTGA